DNA from Roseimicrobium sp. ORNL1:
TGTGCGTCTGGAGGCCTTCGGTGGTGGGCGCTGGGAGAGCCAGCTCGTGCGCATCCATCCACAGAGCGAGCAACGGGATGGCAAAAACATTTTCATCGCCGAGGCCGCCATCGCCCCAGAGCAGGCCGCCGACCTGAGACCCGGCATGCGTGGACGCGCCAGCATCGAGAGTGACCGCCGCCCGCTCATCTGGATACTCGGCCACCGCCTGCGGGATTGGGTGGAAACTTCGCTCTTCTGGTAACACGTCACCTCATGTCCACGCAAAACTTCACGGTGCGTGAAGCGGGAGCCCTGCGACCGCGGCTGCGTGAGGGTTTGCGCTTCTCCATCCAGCAGCAAGCTGGTGAGCGTGTGTGCATGATTGAAGACCCTGCGGCCTCACGATTTCATCGCATCGGCCTGGTGGAGCATCGCTTCGTGAGCGCGTTGGATGGACGCAAGACCGTGGCCGGTGTTCTCGCCCAACTCGCGCGTGAAGGTGGCACCCTGGTGAGTGAAGCGGAGGCCATGCAAATCGTGCACTGGCTGAAGGAGCAGAACCTCCTCGCCGTCGATAGCGTGCGCGGCAGCAATACCGACCGCGAGATGCGCGAGCAGGTCGCGCGTGCTGCTGCCACGTGGCTGAATCCACTGGTCTGCAAGATTCCCCTCTTCCGTCCAGATGCCTTCTTCGCCCGCGTGGAGCCGCTGCTGCGTCCGCTGCTGGGCTGGGCCGGTCTGCTCTTCTGGCTGGCCATCCTCATCACTGGTGCCGTACACGTGGCCATGGAGTGGCCGCGTTTCCAGGCGGATGGCGAAGGGCTGCTCTCCCGCGACAACTGGCTGTGGATCTTCCTCGCGTGGACACTGCTGAAGGTCGCTCACGAATTCTCCCACGGGCTCTTCTGCAAGCACTACGGCGCCACCGTGCGTGAGGCGGGCGCGATTCTCGTGGTCTTCGTGCCCATGGGTTATGTGGATGCCACGGCCAGCATCGGCCTGGCATCACGCTGGCGGCGCATGATGATTTCCGCGGCAGGACTTTACATGGAGTTCTTCCTCGCAGCGGTGGCCGCCATCGTGTGGGCACGCACGGAGCCGGGCTCTCTCCACACACTGGCGCATCACATGGTGATCATCGGCACGGTGGTGACGCTCTTCTTCAATGCGAATCCGCTGATGCGCTTCGATGGCTATTATCTGCTGAGCGATTTCCTCGAAGTACCGAACCTCGCCACACGGGGACGCCAGTGGCTGCACCGCGCCTTTCTCGCCCTGCTCACCGGGGGGAAGCAAGCCACACCGCTCCGCCCACGCACACGCGAGGAGTGGATCACCGCCGTGTATGGATGTGCTGCGTGGGTGTGGCAGATACTCGTACTGGTGGGACTGCTGCTCGTAGCCAGCATCGCGCTGCGCGGCGGAGGCTTGCTGCTCGCTATCGTGGGCGGCATCTTGTGGTTCGCCATTCCGCTACTTCGCTTCTGGTCGATGATGACGAAGGCCATCCGCAGTGGCT
Protein-coding regions in this window:
- a CDS encoding HlyD family efflux transporter periplasmic adaptor subunit; translated protein: MSTQNFTVREAGALRPRLREGLRFSIQQQAGERVCMIEDPAASRFHRIGLVEHRFVSALDGRKTVAGVLAQLAREGGTLVSEAEAMQIVHWLKEQNLLAVDSVRGSNTDREMREQVARAAATWLNPLVCKIPLFRPDAFFARVEPLLRPLLGWAGLLFWLAILITGAVHVAMEWPRFQADGEGLLSRDNWLWIFLAWTLLKVAHEFSHGLFCKHYGATVREAGAILVVFVPMGYVDATASIGLASRWRRMMISAAGLYMEFFLAAVAAIVWARTEPGSLHTLAHHMVIIGTVVTLFFNANPLMRFDGYYLLSDFLEVPNLATRGRQWLHRAFLALLTGGKQATPLRPRTREEWITAVYGCAAWVWQILVLVGLLLVASIALRGGGLLLAIVGGILWFAIPLLRFWSMMTKAIRSGSGSVFTLVWRSALLLALAGAVLFFPWRRTIGSDGVVELADTRVLHAECPGFIVRELVQDGDLVQEGQLLVELANDEATAELAERKLALAQQELRARLAYTRDDMAAFQSQQIRTAALRREIAEREAFLATMQIRAPFTGRVTNRQLGRRQGVFAHAGDEILRVGRDGEFEVKLAVRERDESAFRGKIDQPCEVRLPARESVASGLVSRVEARATRTPTHPALTALAGGPLPMRRAEEHTQGQDDSSPAYELAEPYFAATVHLSERTDLLPGEMARVRFRDAHPTSLWSETNRRLAQWIQRVTSGSGGGQSGT